A region of Salinibacter sp. 10B DNA encodes the following proteins:
- a CDS encoding PAAR domain-containing protein gives MCNPGPSPHVGGPISMGAPTVMINGMPAARMGDVCTCSGPPDSIVGGEPTVMINSGGNPVMIGGSGMVMIGGSGPVIIGGGAGGSGGGGGGSAGVQGAVATAAAAEGGSPEATELVEHWIDFAFEDAAGNAMAGVPYALEDPAGELSEHWLQGDGRVRRSLLPEGNGTATVKSVKGAEWSKTEATVGEEVTVTATAKGIEDGTPATVQIEQLPMDGGSSAAIVGEIETEVSGEEVEAAWTYEHGEEDQYDSQTPEEDPPVSTGSTGQQLPAYVAVVDVEGYPLPAMSGLLTLRSTVTIQLKGPDGEGVADEPYVVTFANGEVRKGTLDGSGKAELQEAPPCTHEVAWPRRSGTQRKEKQK, from the coding sequence ATGTGCAACCCGGGCCCGAGCCCGCACGTGGGCGGCCCGATTTCGATGGGCGCGCCGACGGTGATGATCAATGGAATGCCGGCGGCGCGGATGGGGGACGTGTGCACGTGCAGCGGCCCGCCGGACTCGATCGTCGGCGGAGAGCCGACCGTTATGATCAACAGCGGGGGCAACCCGGTGATGATCGGGGGCTCGGGCATGGTGATGATCGGGGGCTCCGGCCCCGTCATCATTGGTGGAGGTGCCGGGGGCAGTGGAGGAGGCGGAGGCGGCAGCGCGGGTGTGCAGGGCGCAGTCGCGACGGCCGCGGCGGCGGAGGGCGGCTCGCCGGAGGCGACCGAGCTGGTGGAGCACTGGATCGACTTTGCGTTTGAGGATGCGGCGGGAAATGCTATGGCCGGGGTGCCCTACGCGCTGGAGGACCCGGCGGGTGAGTTGTCTGAGCACTGGCTACAGGGAGACGGGCGGGTGCGGCGGTCCTTGCTGCCGGAGGGAAACGGCACCGCCACGGTCAAGAGCGTAAAGGGCGCGGAGTGGTCCAAGACGGAGGCCACCGTGGGCGAGGAAGTGACCGTAACCGCGACGGCGAAGGGGATCGAGGACGGCACGCCGGCGACGGTCCAGATCGAGCAGCTTCCGATGGACGGGGGCAGTTCCGCGGCGATCGTGGGCGAGATTGAGACGGAGGTGAGCGGGGAGGAGGTGGAGGCGGCGTGGACGTACGAGCACGGGGAGGAGGACCAGTACGATTCCCAAACGCCAGAAGAGGATCCGCCGGTATCCACGGGAAGCACGGGGCAGCAGCTTCCGGCGTACGTGGCGGTGGTCGACGTAGAGGGGTATCCACTACCGGCGATGTCGGGCCTATTGACTCTCAGAAGTACTGTCACAATTCAGCTGAAGGGGCCCGATGGGGAGGGCGTCGCGGACGAGCCCTACGTCGTCACCTTTGCCAACGGAGAAGTCCGAAAGGGAACCTTGGACGGAAGTGGAAAAGCCGAACTGCAAGAGGCCCCACCCTGCACCCACGAGGTTGCGTGGCCAAGGCGCAGCGGAACGCAGAGAAAAGAGAAGCAGAAATAG
- a CDS encoding PAAR domain-containing protein: MSTGPVARQGDPTAHGGTIVQGVPTVLVDGMPIATQGSMHVCPMCNPGPSPHVGGPVSNGVPWFTVNGMPVATLGCICTCNGPPDSIVMGSTTLIVSSGG, translated from the coding sequence ATGAGTACAGGTCCAGTAGCACGACAGGGAGACCCGACAGCTCACGGCGGGACGATTGTTCAGGGCGTTCCGACAGTACTCGTGGACGGGATGCCGATTGCGACGCAGGGGTCGATGCACGTGTGTCCGATGTGCAACCCGGGGCCGAGCCCGCACGTCGGCGGGCCGGTGTCCAACGGCGTGCCGTGGTTTACGGTCAACGGGATGCCGGTCGCGACACTGGGATGCATATGCACGTGCAACGGCCCGCCGGACTCGATTGTGATGGGGTCCACGACACTGATCGTCTCGTCGGGGGG
- the tssI gene encoding type VI secretion system tip protein TssI/VgrG, with protein sequence MPQTQTPPSNVARYSFEPAELDPSTFQVLRFEGTEGISQLFEFNLQLVSENPDVDFAKVVNKPATFTMKRGDTDVPVNGIVTDFSLRGQTSDYVTYRATIQPRLQRLALSHRSRIFQEMTVKDILKKVFEEDGLSSSDVRFALQESYSPREYCVQYQESDLNFVNRLMEFEGMYYFFEHADGTDTLVITDAKSEHETIESPSTLKYHEGAGGMVGEDLETVKQFACEEQVVTGTVKLADYNYRTPETMTTESEMNGDMPGTQYEYGEHFREADRGKRLAEVRNEAIEAQRRVMSGTSDSVGLQSGFLFTLEKHFRDSFNADYLVTQIRHEGSQRAGLNLDSVQPSENGQQEPAYRNEFTCIPASVQYRAPRTTPKPEAPGVVTATVESAGGDYAYIDDQGRYRAKMHFDQRGDRSDGTKTLPLRMNQPYSGSDYGMHFPNHADTELLVAFENGDIDRPVALGTTPNPSNKSPAVSQNKMENILRTFGGNELLMDDTQDETRVKLKSSDAHTLLFDDKNDKIELLSTDSHRVLLDDKNKRIEVQSKKGRKILLDDKNEVMSVVSEKGHYLQVSDKNDNVTVSDADEKHVLTLDYKNEKMSLTTEGDIGLEAKGAIEMKSESLSIETKKGAEMMVGGDLTQEADGNATLEASGNTTVTAGQTLTGEGGTQLELSAQKIAQSAQAQLTIDGNIVDIAAKAQLKTSGKGMHMIKGGMVQVSQ encoded by the coding sequence ATGCCGCAGACGCAGACGCCTCCCTCCAACGTTGCCCGCTATTCATTCGAACCCGCCGAGCTGGACCCGAGCACCTTCCAGGTTCTTCGCTTCGAGGGCACGGAGGGCATCTCCCAGCTCTTTGAGTTCAACCTGCAGCTCGTGTCGGAGAACCCGGACGTGGACTTCGCGAAGGTCGTCAATAAGCCGGCCACCTTCACCATGAAGCGGGGAGACACGGACGTGCCGGTCAACGGCATCGTCACGGATTTCTCGCTCCGCGGACAGACGTCCGATTACGTCACCTACCGGGCCACCATTCAGCCCCGGCTCCAGCGGCTCGCCCTCAGCCATCGGAGCCGCATTTTCCAGGAGATGACGGTGAAGGACATTCTCAAGAAGGTGTTCGAAGAGGACGGGCTCTCGTCGAGCGACGTGCGGTTTGCCCTGCAGGAATCCTACTCTCCGCGCGAGTACTGCGTCCAATATCAGGAGTCGGACCTTAACTTTGTGAACCGACTCATGGAGTTCGAGGGCATGTACTACTTCTTCGAGCACGCGGACGGAACAGACACCCTCGTGATTACGGACGCGAAGAGCGAGCACGAGACGATCGAGTCACCGTCCACCCTGAAGTACCACGAGGGGGCGGGGGGAATGGTGGGCGAAGATCTGGAGACCGTCAAGCAGTTTGCGTGCGAGGAGCAGGTCGTGACCGGCACGGTGAAGCTGGCGGACTATAACTACCGCACGCCGGAGACGATGACGACCGAGTCGGAGATGAATGGCGACATGCCGGGCACGCAGTACGAGTACGGCGAACACTTCCGGGAGGCGGATCGCGGGAAGCGGCTGGCCGAGGTGCGAAACGAGGCGATTGAGGCACAGCGCCGCGTCATGAGCGGGACCAGCGACAGCGTGGGGCTGCAGAGTGGGTTTCTCTTTACGCTGGAGAAGCACTTCCGCGACAGCTTCAACGCCGACTACCTGGTGACCCAGATCAGGCACGAGGGCTCGCAGCGGGCGGGCCTAAACCTGGATTCGGTCCAGCCCTCGGAGAACGGGCAGCAGGAGCCCGCGTACCGCAACGAGTTTACCTGCATTCCGGCGTCGGTCCAGTACCGCGCCCCCCGCACGACCCCGAAGCCGGAGGCCCCGGGCGTGGTGACGGCCACCGTCGAGAGTGCGGGCGGCGACTATGCCTACATCGACGACCAAGGCCGGTATCGGGCCAAGATGCACTTCGATCAGCGGGGGGATCGGTCCGACGGCACGAAGACGCTCCCCCTGCGCATGAACCAGCCCTACTCCGGATCGGACTACGGGATGCACTTCCCCAACCACGCCGACACGGAGCTGCTGGTGGCCTTCGAAAACGGCGACATCGACCGGCCCGTCGCCCTGGGCACCACGCCCAATCCATCCAACAAGTCGCCGGCGGTGTCGCAGAACAAGATGGAAAACATCCTGCGCACGTTCGGCGGCAACGAGTTGCTGATGGACGACACGCAGGACGAGACGCGGGTGAAGCTGAAGTCCTCCGACGCCCACACGCTCCTCTTCGACGACAAGAACGACAAGATTGAACTCCTCTCGACGGACAGCCACCGCGTGCTGCTCGACGACAAAAATAAGCGCATCGAGGTGCAGTCGAAGAAGGGGCGGAAGATCCTGCTCGACGACAAGAACGAAGTGATGAGTGTCGTCAGCGAGAAGGGACACTACCTGCAGGTGTCCGACAAGAACGACAATGTCACGGTGAGTGACGCCGACGAGAAGCACGTGCTCACGCTCGACTACAAAAATGAGAAGATGAGCCTCACAACCGAAGGGGACATCGGGCTGGAGGCTAAGGGCGCCATCGAGATGAAGTCGGAGTCGCTGTCAATTGAGACCAAGAAGGGCGCGGAGATGATGGTGGGGGGCGACCTCACGCAGGAGGCCGACGGAAATGCGACCCTTGAAGCGAGCGGAAACACCACGGTGACCGCGGGGCAGACCCTGACGGGGGAAGGGGGTACACAGCTTGAGTTGAGTGCTCAGAAGATTGCGCAGTCGGCTCAAGCCCAGTTGACCATTGACGGCAACATAGTGGACATTGCGGCGAAGGCCCAGCTCAAGACCTCCGGGAAGGGCATGCACATGATTAAGGGAGGAATGGTGCAGGTCTCGCAATGA
- the tssH gene encoding type VI secretion system ATPase TssH has protein sequence MVTDDVKQLLQTLNDCLAHSLEAAAGFAVKRGHPEVTPEHLVLKVLEQEDSDYVRALRHFDVDPGRLETALVHYVEEFRTGNAGRPSFAPALLQLVESAWLLGSVHHGLSSVRTGTLLAAMVRSDTLTTRGYMDVLSAVYPEELRAQLPNLMAESGEGAAPSSDDTGTGAAAPEGEQTVLDRYTLSFTQQARDGEIDPISCRNEEIRQITDILSRRRKNNPILVGDAGVGKTAIVEGLARRVADGDVPDRLADIEIRSLDLGALKAGASMQGEFEERLKSVMTEVKEAPTPTILFIDEAHTLIGAGGNEGTGDAANLLKPALARGELRAIAATTWSEYKKYIEKDPALERRFQRIKVEEPSVEEATTMLRGIRSAYEAHHDVPVTEAAVEATAELAGRYISGRQLPDKAVDVLDTAAARVKMSRSARPGRLDDLDRRLDTLKTEIEGLERDLASGLRDEADDLEALKDEYEAVRAERDELEEQWKEERALVGEISDVRSELSTATNGTAEAVPEATTAPADLGDLQEKLNDTEGEQPLVHGAVTEQVVAEVVSDWTGIPVGSMLEDEAARLLSLEDRLGSAILGQASAVREVSKAVRTSKAGLNAPDSPLGVFLFTGPSGVGKTETARRLADFLFGGERFLTTINMSEYQEKHTAAQLKGSPPGYVGYGEGGVLTEAVRRQPYSVVLLDEIEKAHRDVMNLFYQVFDKGFMRDGEGREIDFRNTIIIMTSNLASDTITQLVRGTDEADEGEDPEEAEAEPNRDDRPSVEQVREAIHPTLVEHFQPALLGRMRVVPYVPLDTETMRGITEIKLGDVADRLQEVHGIDFVYAPEVVDTIAARCTQVDAGARNIDTIIHRTLLPETAEALIPRMAEDDLPSTLTLGLDSDGDFTYTFD, from the coding sequence ATGGTTACCGACGACGTAAAACAACTTCTTCAAACGCTGAACGACTGCCTTGCACATAGCCTGGAGGCTGCGGCCGGATTCGCCGTGAAGCGCGGACACCCGGAGGTGACCCCGGAGCATCTCGTGCTCAAGGTGTTGGAGCAGGAGGATTCTGATTATGTACGCGCCCTACGCCACTTCGATGTGGACCCAGGCCGGCTCGAAACAGCACTCGTGCACTACGTCGAAGAGTTTCGAACCGGCAACGCGGGACGTCCGTCGTTCGCGCCGGCCCTGCTTCAGCTCGTCGAGTCGGCCTGGCTCCTCGGGTCGGTGCATCACGGCCTGTCGTCGGTGCGCACCGGGACGCTCCTCGCCGCCATGGTGCGGAGCGACACTCTGACCACGCGCGGCTACATGGACGTACTCTCGGCGGTCTATCCCGAAGAGCTCCGGGCGCAGTTGCCCAACCTGATGGCGGAGTCGGGGGAGGGGGCCGCACCGTCGTCGGACGATACGGGGACGGGGGCAGCGGCGCCGGAGGGGGAGCAGACCGTCCTCGACCGTTACACCCTGAGCTTTACGCAGCAGGCCCGGGACGGGGAGATTGACCCGATCTCGTGCCGCAATGAGGAAATCCGGCAGATCACCGACATCCTCAGCCGTCGCCGCAAGAACAACCCGATTCTCGTGGGCGACGCGGGGGTGGGCAAAACCGCGATTGTTGAAGGACTGGCGCGTCGCGTCGCCGACGGGGACGTGCCGGACCGGCTGGCCGACATTGAGATCCGGTCGCTCGATCTGGGGGCCCTCAAGGCGGGGGCAAGCATGCAGGGGGAGTTCGAGGAGCGGCTCAAGTCCGTGATGACGGAAGTGAAAGAGGCGCCCACGCCCACCATCCTGTTCATCGACGAGGCACACACCCTCATCGGAGCGGGCGGCAACGAGGGCACCGGCGACGCCGCGAATCTGCTCAAGCCCGCCCTCGCCCGGGGAGAGCTCCGGGCCATCGCGGCCACCACCTGGTCGGAGTACAAGAAGTACATCGAAAAGGACCCGGCCCTGGAGCGTCGGTTTCAGCGCATCAAGGTGGAGGAGCCGTCGGTGGAGGAGGCCACGACCATGCTCCGCGGCATCCGGTCGGCCTACGAGGCGCACCACGACGTTCCGGTGACGGAGGCGGCCGTGGAGGCGACGGCCGAGCTGGCGGGGCGGTACATCTCCGGGCGTCAGCTGCCGGACAAGGCCGTCGACGTGCTCGACACCGCCGCGGCGCGCGTCAAGATGTCGCGATCGGCGCGGCCCGGTCGCCTCGACGACCTGGACCGCCGCCTCGACACGCTGAAAACGGAGATTGAGGGGCTGGAGCGGGACCTTGCGTCCGGCCTCCGTGACGAGGCGGACGACCTGGAGGCCCTCAAGGACGAGTACGAGGCCGTGCGGGCCGAGCGGGACGAGCTCGAGGAGCAGTGGAAGGAGGAGCGGGCGCTCGTCGGGGAGATCTCGGACGTACGATCCGAGCTGTCGACTGCCACCAATGGGACCGCCGAGGCCGTGCCAGAGGCGACGACAGCCCCCGCAGACTTAGGCGATCTTCAGGAGAAGCTGAACGACACCGAGGGCGAGCAGCCCCTCGTCCACGGGGCGGTGACCGAGCAGGTCGTCGCCGAGGTGGTGTCCGACTGGACCGGCATTCCGGTGGGCAGCATGCTCGAAGACGAGGCTGCCCGATTATTGTCGCTGGAGGACCGGTTGGGGAGTGCCATTCTCGGGCAGGCGTCCGCCGTCCGCGAAGTGTCGAAGGCCGTGCGCACGTCCAAGGCCGGGCTCAACGCACCGGACTCGCCCCTCGGCGTCTTTCTCTTCACGGGACCGAGCGGGGTGGGGAAGACGGAGACGGCCCGGCGCCTGGCCGACTTCTTATTCGGCGGCGAGCGCTTCCTCACCACGATCAACATGTCGGAATACCAGGAGAAGCACACGGCCGCCCAGCTGAAGGGCTCTCCACCGGGGTACGTGGGATACGGAGAGGGCGGCGTGCTCACCGAAGCGGTGCGCCGACAGCCGTACTCGGTGGTGCTGCTCGACGAAATCGAGAAGGCCCACCGCGACGTCATGAACCTGTTCTATCAGGTGTTCGACAAGGGCTTCATGCGCGACGGGGAGGGGCGCGAGATCGACTTCCGCAACACCATCATCATCATGACCTCGAACCTGGCGTCCGACACCATCACGCAGCTGGTGCGCGGGACCGACGAGGCAGACGAGGGGGAGGACCCCGAAGAGGCCGAGGCCGAGCCGAATCGCGACGACCGGCCTTCCGTCGAGCAGGTGCGCGAGGCCATCCATCCGACGCTCGTGGAGCACTTTCAGCCGGCCCTTCTCGGGCGCATGCGCGTCGTGCCGTACGTTCCGCTCGACACCGAGACCATGCGTGGCATCACGGAAATCAAACTGGGCGACGTGGCCGACCGGCTGCAGGAGGTGCACGGCATCGACTTCGTCTACGCCCCCGAAGTGGTCGACACCATTGCGGCCCGCTGCACGCAGGTCGACGCCGGGGCGCGCAACATTGACACCATCATTCATAGAACCCTGCTGCCCGAGACCGCCGAGGCACTCATCCCGCGCATGGCCGAGGACGACCTTCCGTCAACCCTTACGCTGGGCCTCGACAGTGACGGCGACTTCACGTACACCTTCGACTGA
- the tssG gene encoding type VI secretion system baseplate subunit TssG → MDTSSRQSTNVVAPQQADSAGLGHEDGAMPDALDRLRREGHRFQFAQVMRLLEQAFPEMPPPGETSAVLHPPVRLRPSIDLVFPPTDVNRVEQVEQRPEQVEVVLNFLGLYGIDSPLPYYFYEELAHGTRETIPHRDFLDIFNHRFYAFFYRAWKKYRPHLHYRSGGQDRHSKRFVALAGLGTPSATNDTSAAPMRLAAQAGTLGPRVRNAKGLKALIRAVFNDVEVSIIENVPRWVPIPSRSGLGEGGLQLGGNATIGEQVYDRSGKFRIQLGPLELEEYRSLLPGGPRADELRSLVRLYAPDHLKYDVELHVPSDDLPTTELGSEGGRLGLTTSLGTPDESVVSRVVEYE, encoded by the coding sequence ATGGACACCTCATCGCGGCAATCGACCAACGTTGTAGCTCCACAGCAGGCCGACTCGGCGGGATTGGGGCACGAGGACGGGGCGATGCCCGACGCGCTCGATCGGTTGCGACGAGAGGGACATCGGTTCCAGTTTGCGCAGGTGATGCGGCTTCTGGAGCAGGCGTTTCCGGAGATGCCCCCTCCAGGAGAGACAAGTGCAGTGTTGCATCCGCCCGTTCGTCTCCGTCCGAGTATCGACCTCGTCTTTCCGCCCACGGACGTGAATCGCGTCGAGCAGGTAGAGCAGAGACCCGAGCAGGTGGAGGTGGTGCTAAACTTTCTCGGGCTATATGGCATCGATTCTCCGTTGCCCTACTACTTTTACGAGGAGCTGGCTCACGGCACCCGGGAGACGATTCCACATCGCGACTTCCTCGATATCTTCAACCATCGCTTCTATGCCTTCTTCTATCGCGCCTGGAAGAAGTATCGGCCGCACCTCCACTACCGGTCTGGAGGACAGGATCGGCATTCGAAGCGATTCGTCGCCCTCGCGGGCCTTGGAACGCCGTCAGCAACCAACGATACGTCCGCGGCTCCGATGCGGTTGGCCGCACAGGCCGGGACGCTCGGGCCTCGTGTCCGCAACGCGAAGGGACTGAAAGCCCTCATCCGGGCTGTTTTCAATGATGTGGAGGTCTCGATTATCGAAAATGTGCCCCGATGGGTCCCGATTCCTTCTCGCTCCGGTCTCGGGGAAGGGGGCCTCCAATTGGGAGGCAATGCTACGATTGGAGAGCAGGTGTACGATCGTTCCGGCAAGTTTCGGATTCAACTCGGACCGCTGGAACTGGAGGAGTATCGTTCGCTGCTCCCCGGCGGGCCACGGGCCGATGAACTCCGGTCTCTCGTCCGACTCTACGCCCCCGACCATCTCAAGTACGATGTCGAGCTGCACGTTCCCTCCGATGACCTGCCGACCACCGAACTCGGCAGTGAGGGGGGGCGGCTCGGATTGACGACGAGCCTCGGCACGCCGGACGAATCGGTGGTGAGCCGCGTCGTGGAGTATGAGTGA
- the tssF gene encoding type VI secretion system baseplate subunit TssF has protein sequence MSRRHFEEEMRYLAEAGKVFAEEHPEQAAFLDVDSVSDRDPYVERLFEGFAFLSGRIHERLDDEMPEYTESLIQLLQPHFLKPIPALSIVEFEPEPGLVQETTVLERGLEVRSEPVGDDEVSCRFTTTQDVRLQPIRLSNVSLHSSSPNRSSVRFQFDVDRGIALQNLTLSPLRLYFQADASTASTMHLFFTRHVSRVEIGSPSGHSTSLRGQKWVQPAGLEEEQGLFPYQEGTLSSLRVLQEYLCFRRKFWFVDLQGLDRGTTNEEMDALEVEVVFDRPYPEERQFKTDHVRLHCTPVVNLFEDDAEPIHIDGEVGEHRVVADASSTEGVQTYDVQSVVGVEDETGIEHEYSRFFAFEHDTENRQDDRYYTTSRRLGPADRPAVYLSLGDAHLRALRDVSSETLTLEVRCTNGTLPREEIREGMINRLPPDVPAVADPRNLTRPTLLHPPPHQEEADFFWKLISHWSFNYQSVASTEAIVGLLELYDWRNDEPNRRRLAGLREVTWEAKDILENGAVLRGVEVTLEVEEGHFADEGDLCLFGLVLSRFLSSYATLNSFVHLTIITNPSEQRYEWTPHRGNRPTL, from the coding sequence ATGAGTCGTCGGCACTTCGAGGAAGAAATGCGATACCTGGCCGAAGCGGGAAAAGTCTTCGCCGAAGAGCATCCCGAGCAGGCAGCGTTTCTGGATGTCGACAGTGTCTCGGACCGAGACCCATACGTGGAGCGGCTATTCGAGGGGTTTGCGTTTTTGTCGGGTCGCATCCACGAGCGGCTCGACGACGAGATGCCGGAATACACGGAGAGTCTCATCCAGCTTCTCCAGCCCCATTTTCTAAAGCCCATTCCCGCCCTCAGTATTGTCGAGTTTGAACCTGAACCGGGCCTGGTTCAAGAAACCACGGTGCTGGAGCGAGGGCTCGAAGTTCGCTCTGAGCCGGTAGGGGACGATGAGGTGTCGTGCCGGTTTACAACCACGCAAGATGTTCGGCTCCAGCCCATTCGCCTCTCCAACGTTTCGCTTCACTCTTCAAGCCCGAACCGAAGCAGCGTCCGTTTTCAGTTTGATGTTGATCGCGGCATTGCCCTTCAGAACTTGACGCTGAGTCCGCTTCGATTATACTTCCAGGCCGATGCCTCTACGGCATCGACAATGCACCTTTTCTTTACCCGGCACGTCTCGCGTGTGGAGATTGGATCTCCGTCCGGTCATTCCACGTCGCTCAGGGGCCAAAAATGGGTGCAGCCGGCCGGACTGGAGGAAGAACAAGGCTTGTTTCCCTATCAGGAGGGCACTCTCTCAAGTCTGCGGGTGCTGCAGGAATATCTCTGCTTTCGACGAAAGTTTTGGTTTGTGGACCTTCAGGGGCTTGACCGCGGCACGACGAACGAGGAGATGGACGCATTGGAGGTGGAGGTCGTTTTCGACAGGCCGTATCCGGAGGAGCGACAATTCAAAACCGATCACGTGCGGTTGCACTGCACGCCGGTCGTCAATCTCTTCGAAGACGACGCGGAACCGATTCACATTGACGGAGAGGTAGGCGAGCACCGTGTGGTGGCGGATGCATCCTCCACCGAGGGCGTGCAGACCTACGACGTGCAGTCGGTGGTGGGGGTGGAGGACGAGACGGGCATTGAGCACGAGTATAGTCGATTCTTCGCGTTTGAGCATGACACCGAGAATCGACAGGACGACCGGTACTACACGACAAGTCGTCGGCTCGGGCCGGCAGATCGCCCGGCGGTTTATCTCTCGCTCGGAGACGCTCACCTTCGGGCCTTACGAGACGTTTCGTCCGAAACGTTAACTCTGGAGGTGCGCTGTACGAACGGGACGCTTCCCCGTGAGGAGATTAGAGAGGGGATGATCAATCGGCTCCCCCCCGACGTGCCGGCTGTTGCAGACCCTCGAAATCTCACTCGCCCGACGCTTCTCCATCCCCCTCCCCATCAGGAGGAAGCCGACTTCTTCTGGAAGTTGATCTCCCACTGGTCGTTCAACTATCAGTCGGTGGCGAGCACGGAGGCGATCGTTGGGTTGCTGGAGCTCTACGATTGGCGGAACGACGAGCCCAACCGACGTCGCCTGGCGGGACTGCGGGAGGTGACCTGGGAAGCGAAAGATATTCTTGAAAATGGAGCGGTTTTGCGGGGCGTTGAGGTGACGCTGGAGGTGGAGGAGGGGCACTTTGCCGATGAAGGAGATCTTTGTCTCTTCGGGCTCGTGCTGAGTCGTTTCCTCTCGTCGTACGCCACGCTGAACTCGTTTGTCCACCTCACGATCATAACGAATCCTTCAGAGCAGCGGTACGAATGGACACCTCATCGCGGCAATCGACCAACGTTGTAG
- the tssE gene encoding type VI secretion system baseplate subunit TssE, whose translation MEASIFDVLSGGFANGRPVRSVRTDRRLLWSVVSNLNRLFNTRRGSVKHLPNYGLPDLTTVYRDAPRSGDKLRRAIKESIETYEPRLRRVHVERRNTDEFSMRLVFIVSAVLKNGERVRFETTFESQRSTKVEPVGSYR comes from the coding sequence ATGGAAGCAAGTATCTTCGACGTTCTCAGCGGAGGTTTCGCTAACGGCCGACCGGTCCGGTCGGTGCGTACTGATCGCCGACTGCTCTGGAGCGTGGTGAGCAATCTGAACCGGTTGTTCAACACTCGACGAGGGTCGGTGAAGCACCTTCCGAACTACGGGCTTCCCGATTTGACAACGGTCTATCGGGATGCCCCGCGGTCGGGAGACAAACTGCGTCGGGCCATTAAGGAATCCATCGAAACGTATGAACCCCGCTTGCGCCGCGTCCATGTGGAGCGGCGGAATACAGACGAATTCTCGATGCGGCTCGTGTTTATTGTGAGTGCTGTTCTGAAAAACGGAGAACGAGTGCGCTTCGAGACGACCTTTGAATCACAGCGATCGACCAAAGTTGAGCCCGTCGGGTCGTATCGGTGA
- a CDS encoding Hcp family type VI secretion system effector, with the protein MPVPGYAEIKDSEGNAIDGSVKVAGREGMCEVMEFDHNVRIPTDQQSGDLTGVRQHQPATLVKPYDKASPLLFDALCNGETLQEVKIHWYKIDKTGSEVEYFTHTLEEAKIADMQSFMPNTKDPRKEQFTHMEKVSILYGKITWLYQDGNIEYTDAWTGER; encoded by the coding sequence ATGCCAGTTCCTGGCTATGCCGAAATTAAGGACAGCGAAGGAAACGCCATTGATGGATCCGTCAAGGTCGCTGGGCGGGAAGGAATGTGCGAGGTTATGGAGTTTGACCATAACGTCCGCATTCCAACGGACCAGCAAAGCGGGGACCTGACCGGCGTGCGCCAGCACCAGCCGGCCACACTCGTGAAGCCCTACGACAAGGCGTCCCCACTTCTTTTTGACGCTCTCTGTAATGGAGAGACGTTGCAAGAGGTGAAGATCCACTGGTATAAGATTGATAAGACCGGGAGCGAGGTCGAGTACTTCACCCATACCCTGGAGGAGGCGAAGATTGCCGATATGCAGTCCTTCATGCCGAATACGAAGGATCCCAGGAAGGAGCAATTCACTCACATGGAAAAGGTGTCTATCCTGTACGGGAAGATCACGTGGCTATACCAGGATGGAAACATTGAGTACACCGACGCCTGGACTGGCGAGCGGTAG